The following are encoded together in the Citrus sinensis cultivar Valencia sweet orange chromosome 1, DVS_A1.0, whole genome shotgun sequence genome:
- the LOC102629232 gene encoding ATP sulfurylase 1, chloroplastic — MATMSTLFAKTPLPSRSLSKSNISHFAPPLTSLSFKQKTTAPHFKLRSIRAGLIEPDGGKLTELIVDKSLRDVRKREAATLPRIRLTKIDLQWVHVLSEGWASPLSGFMRESEFLQTLHFNSLRLDDGSVVNMSVPIVLAIDDEQKRRIGESTRVALVDSDDNVVAILNDIEIYKHPKEERIARTWGTTTPGLPYVDQAITYAGNWLIGGDLEVLEPIKYHDGLDRFRLSPAQLRDEFSKRNADAVFAFQLRNPVHNGHALLMTDTRRRLLEMGYQNPILLLHPLGGYTKADDVPLSWRMKQHEKVLEDGVLDPETTVVSIFPSPMHYAGPTEVQWHAKARINAGANFYIVGRDPAGMGHPVEKRDLYDADHGKKVLSMAPGLERLNILPFKVAAYDKTQGKMAFFDPSRAQDFLFISGTKMRTLARSKENPPDGFMCPGGWKVLVEYYDSLTPADNGKVPVPA, encoded by the exons ATGGCCACCATGTCCACTCTGTTCGCCAAAACCCCACTTCCCTCCCGATCCCTCTCCAAATCTAATATTTCCCATTTTGCTCCTCCCCTCACATCCCTCTCCTTCAAGCAAAAGACCACCGCCCCCCATTTCAAGCTCCGGAGTATCCGGGCCGGGCTGATCGAACCGGACGGCGGGAAGCTGACGGAGCTGATCGTCGACAAGTCGTTGAGGGACGTTAGGAAGCGGGAGGCGGCGACGCTGCCGAGGATCAGGCTGACGAAGATTGACCTTCAATGGGTACACGTGTTGAGCGAGGGTTGGGCCAGCCCTCTAAGCGGGTTCATGAGAGAATCCGAGTTCCTCCAAACTCTTCATTTCAACTCGCTCCGTCTGGACGACGGGTCGGTTGTTAACATGTCCGTGCCGATCGTCTTGGCGATCGACGACGAGCAGAAGCGTCGGATTGGTGAGTCGACGCGTGTCGCTCTCGTTGACTCCGATGACAACGTCGTTGCGATTTTGAACGA CATTGAGATCTACAAGCACCCCAAAGAAGAAAGGATAGCCCGAACATGGGGGACAACTACCCCTGGTCTACCTTATGTTGACCAGGCCATAACTTATGCTGGAAATTGGCTGATTGGAGGTGACTTGGAGGTGCTAGAACCAATCAAGTACCACGATGGTCTTGATCGTTTCCGATTGTCACCTGCTCAACTTCGTGATGAATTCAGCAAGCGCAATGCCGATGCTGTGTTTGCTTTCCAGCTTAGGAATCCTGTGCACAATGGTCATGCTCTATTGATGACTGATACCCGTCGTAGGCTTCTTGAGATGGGTTACCAGAATCCTATCCTCTTGCTACACCCATTAGGAGGCTATACAAAGGCAGATGATGTTCCCCTTAGTTGGCGAATGAAGCAACATGAAAAG GTGCTTGAGGATGGTGTTCTTGATCCAGAGACCACTGTGGTTTCTATATTTCCCTCTCCCATGCACTACGCAGGCCCAACTGAGGTGCAATGGCATGCAAAAGCTAGGATTAATGCTGGGGCCAACTTTTATATTGTTGGTAGGGACCCAGCTGGCATGGGCCACCCAGTTGAGAAGAGAGATCTCTACGACGCTGACCATGGCAAAAAGGTACTGAGCATGGCTCCTGGACTAGAGCGGCTAAACATCCTTCCTTTCAAG GTTGCAGCGTATGACAAGACTCAAGGCAAAATGGCATTCTTTGATCCTTCAAGGGCTCAGGACTTCCTCTTCATATCAGGCACCAAGATGCGAACGCTCGCAAGGAGCAAAGAGAATCCTCCGGATGGATTTATGTGCCCTGGTGGCTGGAAAGTGCTGGTTGAATACTACGACAGTCTGACTCCAGCTGACAATGGCAAAGTCCCTGTTCCAGCTTAG